In Desulfonatronum sp. SC1, the genomic stretch CCTGCGGGGCTGGCTGGCGCGGATTCCAGCCGACCTGGTTCGCGAGCACCCTTGGCTGCTGTACTGGAGCGGGGTGGCCCATCTGCCCCAGGACACCCGGAGTGGGCTCGATCTCTTGCGCGGTGCGTTTGAGGGATTCGTGAAGCAGGGTGAGATGGAGGGAGCCATGCTGGCCTGCGCGGAAATGATCCAGGCCATCTTTCAGGAACGGGGCAATTTCATGCGCATGGAGCCTTTTTTCGAATGGATGAATGACGCCGTGGGGCCTGAACCGCGGTTTTCTTCACGGGCTGTCGAGTCCAGGGTGGTGATGAGCATGGTCCTGGGGTGCGTTTTCTGCCGCCCGGATCATCCCCATCGCGGGAAGTGGATCGACCGGGGGCAGGAGCTGCTGGCCGAGGACATCGGGATTGACCGGAAGATCTGCCTGGGGTTCCATCTGCAGATTTTCCACATCTACATGGGCGATATGGGGGAGGCCGCGAAAATCCACGCTCGGCTCGGCCCATTGGTTTCCCCTCAGGCGCTGCCGGTTTTGATCCGGTTGTATTGGCTGGTCATCAAGGCCGCCCACAACCATTTGGTGGACCCAAATCCGGCCCTGTGCCGGAAGATCGTTCAGGAAGGGTTGGAACTGGCGGAGGCCACCGGGGTTCATGCCTTTGACGTGTTCCTGCTGCTGGTCGCCGCCTATACGGCCATCGATACGGGGCAGATGACCGAGCTGGAGCAGTTGAAGAGCCGCCTTGGGCTGCTGATGCCCAAGGCCAATGCCTTTGACGTGGGCAATTATCATTGCATGCTGGCGTGCGCGCATCTGGCGCAAGGCGACGGTGAGGTCGCGCTGATCCACGCTGAACTGGCCACGGGCGTCGTCTTTCAGCCTCGCACTCCCTTCCCTGCCATGCTGGGCAATATAGGCTTGGCCGAAGCCTGCATCGAGGCGGGCAAGTGGAATGAAGCACGCTCCTTCCTGCGCCGGGCCCGGCGGATCGTCGCGGGGATCGCCGGTTTTCAGGGCCAGGCGCATTTCCTGATTCCGGTTGCCTATGCGGCCTTCCGGTCAGGGAGGGAGCGGGTTGGGCTGCGCGTGCTGGCCAAGGCCCTGGCTCGGGCGCGTCAACGAGGATGGATCAACGCCCTGTACTGGCGGCCCCGGCAGCTTGGCCTGCTCTGCGCCAAGGCCTTGGAAAACGGCTTGGAAGTGGAGTATGTCCGAATGCTGGTCCATCGGCACAACCTTTCCCCCCTTGTTCCGCGGTCACTGCGGACCGGTCTGCCATATCCTCTGCGGATCAGGACGTTCGGCCAATTGAGCGTCACCAGCAACGGCATGGAGCTTGTCTCCGTCAGGAAGGGCACCCGAAAACCCTTGACCCTGCTCAAGGCCCTGATCGTGCTGGGCGGCCGGGACGTTCACGAGGA encodes the following:
- a CDS encoding AAA family ATPase, whose amino-acid sequence is MTNRDILTKITPPRPLHVLARQRLTRLLEKTGQGVTWISAPAGSGKTTLAAAYAASRKRPCLWYQLDPRDADLSTFFYYLGRSLKRARPRKRMDLPLLTPEYRGRIDLFTRRCFEALFTAMGSRGAERSVLVLDDFQCLEDEAFHDMLRIGLGMVPPGVQVLVLSRTAPPASFAVLRANNMMNVLGWKELRFSFADSAAFFHQLPDGDLFPRETVRLIHDKTQGWAAGLRLLGETLVRTSSLEDVPTFPREGVFDYFLDELFRKTGLHTQEFLLKTALLPSITARDAEAVTGLASSANLLRGLAEQNFFITRHPGQETSYRYHQLFREFLIAHAEAYYPAHRIALIRRDAAAVLRAGGRTEEAVELYLAGNHWADLMGLVQEQAPALLRQGRQEVLRGWLARIPADLVREHPWLLYWSGVAHLPQDTRSGLDLLRGAFEGFVKQGEMEGAMLACAEMIQAIFQERGNFMRMEPFFEWMNDAVGPEPRFSSRAVESRVVMSMVLGCVFCRPDHPHRGKWIDRGQELLAEDIGIDRKICLGFHLQIFHIYMGDMGEAAKIHARLGPLVSPQALPVLIRLYWLVIKAAHNHLVDPNPALCRKIVQEGLELAEATGVHAFDVFLLLVAAYTAIDTGQMTELEQLKSRLGLLMPKANAFDVGNYHCMLACAHLAQGDGEVALIHAELATGVVFQPRTPFPAMLGNIGLAEACIEAGKWNEARSFLRRARRIVAGIAGFQGQAHFLIPVAYAAFRSGRERVGLRVLAKALARARQRGWINALYWRPRQLGLLCAKALENGLEVEYVRMLVHRHNLSPLVPRSLRTGLPYPLRIRTFGQLSVTSNGMELVSVRKGTRKPLTLLKALIVLGGRDVHEETLRNLLWPDTDGDKAAQSLKFTLHALRKFLNRSLTD